In Deltaproteobacteria bacterium, the genomic stretch CACCATCGTCCGGCGCGAGATTGGGCTCGAACGACCCTTTCATCGTCAGGTTGTGAGCCATGACTGTGAACCCCACACCGGTGGTCTCCACCAACCGTCCGCCATTTGACAGGGTGACGTCTTTGGGGCCAAAGTCGAGGATGCATCCGGGAGTCAGATAAAAACTACCGCCGCCGATCGTGCAGGCACTCCCGCCGACACAGATGCTGGTGTCGCACATAGTCGCAGCTTCGCTACGGCCACTCACGGCGAGGCAGCTCAGGAAGATATACCCGGTAACAAGGAGCTTACCCCATGCGGTTCGCAACCAACGCGAGGGTTTCGTTCCAGACAAAGATAAACAGGGCGACATAATTCCTCCAAGCAGTGGTGAAAGCAGGTACGACTTGTCTTTCTCATCCCCACAGACGTTTCGTTGCCAGCGCCGCACCGTCGCTACAGGCTTTGAGTTTGGCCCAGACGACGCTCTCGGCCACCATGTCCCAGCCGGCAAAGGTACCGAAGCCGCAGTCGGAGCCGGCAATCACACGGCTACGGTCTCCCACCGCGTCCACAACCTGACAGATGCGGTCGGCAACGACCTCTGCCGGTTCGACATAGTTCGTCGTCGAGTCGATCACGCCGGGAATCACAATCAAGGAGGCTGGCGCTTTCAAGCGTTTGAACACTTTGTATTCGTGCTGATGGCGCGGGTTCGACATTTCCAGGGAGAGCGCGCCGACCTTCGCCTGATACAAGATCGGCAGAATATCTTCGAGCGGTACGTCGTGATTATGCGGACCATCGTAATTGCCCCAACACACATGCAGACGCACGCGGTCAGGCGGAATGTTCGCGATCGCCATATTCAGCGCCGCGATGTGCATTTCTATGATTTTTTGAAACTCGCCGAGGGATTGGTCTTGAAACAAAAAGGTGCGCTCCATCGCCAAGTCCGGGGCATCGAGCTGCAATACGAACCCTTGAGCGACAATGTACTCGTATTCCTGGCACATCTGTGCGGCTACGGCAAAGACGTAACGCTCATAGGTATCGTAGTAAGCATTCAGCATGGTCGTGCAGACGATGCCGGGAGAGGCGGCGGTCATGAAGCGCTCGGTAAATTTTTGCGGTGTCTCGTCCGTACAACGCGAGAAGAGCGCACACTCGCTCTGGACGCCACTCAGGCTTTCATAGTGCACCTCGGCCACGGCCTGCGGCGCGTTAAACACTTTCGCCCGCATCAAACCACGGCGCTGCATGAGCTGGACAAAATCCGGAAACTCGCGCATGTCCTGGGGTGTTGGACGTTTGCTTTCGCCACCGAACCCGCGCATGCGTTGCGGCACATAGGTCTGAAAACCGATGCGTGGCTGCTCGCCATCGTTGCCAATATCGACGCCAGACGCTAACTGCTTCTGCACCACACGGCGCACAGCGGCTTCGGCTTGCCGGTCCAACTCGGCCGAGTCGATGGCCTCGCCTTGTTCTTGCCTGATGAGCAGATCGGCAAGCACCGGAGTGCGAGGCAAACTACCAACATGCGTGGTCAGAATGCGAGTTTCACTGGTCTGCATGGGACCTCCCTGAGAGTCGAACACTAAGAGCCTCTCCGAATAACGGTGGGCGATATGTCATGTCGAGCGGAGCGAGACATCTTTCTTCGGCGGTGAAAACAAGATTCTTCGCTGCGCTCAGTAATGACAGAAGCGGGCGATAGTGGTTATTCGGATAGACACCAAAAACACCATCTGCGCAGGCACTATACCACACGGGGGAGAGAGGTACAGAGAAGAAGCCGATGGAGAACAGGAAGGCAGAATTTCGACCTCTCCCCCTACCCTTGTCACGCTAACGCCCCTCGTCTAACTGTAGTGCCAACTTTCCTCACCCGCATCCGCTTGCACGATAAGGAGGCCCCCCCATGACGACAGACCACACTCCACGCACGCCAGCCGAAGAGCGTGAAGACGATCCCCTCCGCGACATCTGGCTCTTCACCTTGGTGGCCCTCGGGCTGCTGAGTTTCTTTTTGCTCACTGCTCCACGCGGGTGCGGCGAGGCGTTGCGCGGACAAAACTCGGACATGGTTATAGCCCTGCTTCCCGGCGGCGAGACCTTATCCGTGCCCAAAGATTCCTCCAATCACAATTTAGTGAGGTTTCTCGCCAACACGGTAGACACGACGATACCAAAGACTTTTGTCTTCGACCGGCTGAATTTTCGCCCGGGCTCGGTGCAAGTCCGGGCGGACTCCACCGCCACCATCACGCAACTCGCGGCCATTCTCAAAGCCTATCCGGCCGCTGAAGTGAGCATAGAAGGCCATACGGACAACGTCGGGAACTCGGACGCCAACGCGCGCCTTTCCTTGAACCGTGCCGAGGGCGTCAAGGCGCAACTCATCAAAAATGGCGTCGCGGCCAAGCGCGTGGCAACCGTAGGCTATGGCTCGGTAAAGCCAATCGCGCCGAATAATACCGAGATCGGTCGCGCGAAAAACCGCCGGATGGAGTTGATAGTGGTAAAGAAGTGAGGAGCCGATAAGCGAAGAAGGCGCAGGGCGCGCCACCGCACGCCCCTCAACCAAGAGGCAGGAGATTAGCGCAGTCTAAACCAGACGGCATGACATTCGTACACTTTACGGCGCGACTCCCCAGCCATGTCATTCTGAGTCGCCCAGAGCGCGGGGCGCTCAGCATGGCAGCAGAAACGGGGCCCCCTCCCTGGCCGTCATGCCCGCGCAGGCGGGCATCCAGGTGTTTGCCCCTGGATTCCGGGCCTCGCGATGCTCGCTCGGAATGACGGGCTGCCACAAGTGTCCAGCCCAGGACGTATTTTTTGTTTCTGAGCAGCGCAGCGAAGCAATCCTTGTTTTGTGGGAGATTGCTTCGTCGCTCACGCTCCTCGCAATGACAAACGTTCCCTAACTTCATGCCATTACTCGCAGTGGCCCCGGGGACTGGTTCGATCTTGGTGCGCACCAGTGACGCGGTCGGAGATACGACGGGGGTTGTCGCTGGTATTGGAACAGGCATGGGATTGCTGAACGCGAAGAAGGCGGAGATTCACCTGGTTGTCCGCACCCATGGGCTGGCCAGTACTGATCCCGCTGTGCTGCAATTACAGCTCACCACGTTTAACGGCGGATGTCCGCCCAATACCTGTGTGAACGTGCAGGTGGCCCCTCACCTGCCATAACAGACACAAAAAAAAGTAGAGGGCGGATAGTGTCCACCCGCTATACGCTCCTGTCGGCTAATGCTACCTGATCGGATTGAATAACAAAGTAAAGTAAGGAGGACGATGTATGACCGCGAAGCAAAACCGGAAGGTGCTAGTTCCAGCCCTGGTCCTTCTCACCCTGAGCCTGAGCCTCCCGGCCTGGGCGGACGGTGCCAGAGACCGCGTGCGCCACTGGAACGAGGTGGCTGTCAACGCCAGCGGCCTTGACCATACGCCTGTGGCACTGGGCGAACACCGCGTGTTCGGGGAACAATTGGGTCCGGGACGCGCCAGTCGGGCAATGGCCATCGTGCATATCGCTATCTTCGAGGCAGTGAATGCCATCACCGGCGGCTACCAGAGCTACACCGGTCTTCCACCTGCTCCCCCCAACACCTCAATGGAGGCCGCCATCGCTCAGGCGGCGCACGATACCCTGGTTGCCCTCTTCCCCTCGCAGCGGAGGAGCTGTGACGCGCAACTCACCCAAGATCTCACCCAGATCCCAGGCGGCCGCACAAAGGTGAGGGGAATGAAGCTGGGGCGGCAGGCGGCCGCCGCAATCCTCGCTCGGAGAGCCAACGATGGCGCGCAGCACGCCGAACCTCTCATCGGCGTCGACTTCTTCACGGGGGAGGAGCCGGGAGAGTGGCGCCAGGACCCCATCAGCCAGCTCCCACTCGCGTTAGGCGCGTACTGGGGGGAAGTGACCCCGTTCGTGCTGAAGTCGGCCCGGCAGTTCCGAGTGTCGCCGCCCCCTGCCCTGCATAGCACCAAATATACCGCCGCGTTCGACGAGGTGAAGCGCTTGGGCGGCGACGGCACCATCACGCCGACGGAGCGCACGGCGGAGCAAACCGAGATCGGCCTCTACTGGGCCTACGACGGCACGCCGAGCCTGTGTGCGCCGCCGCGGCTGTACAACCAGATCACGATGCAGATCGCCGACCAGATGGGCGCAAATGTCGTCGAGCTCGCGCGACTCTTGGCGTTGGTGAATGTGGCGATGGCCGATGCAGGCATCGTCATCTGGGAGTCGAAGTACTACTATGAGTTCTGGCGCCCCGTCAGTGGCATCCGCGAGGCTGACGAAGGAACCAGTCCAACCGGCAACGGCGATGGCAATGCCAAGACGGTAGGCGATCCCACGTTCTCCCCTCTGGGCGCGCCAGCCAGTAACCTGAACGGGCCGAACTTCACGCCGCCCTTCCCGGCCTACCCGTCCGGCCATGCCGGCTTCGGGGGCACCCTCTTCCAGATCTTACGGCGATTCTACCGAACCGACAAAATCGCCTTCACTTTCGTATCGGACGAGTTCAACGGCGTGACGCAGGCCAACAATGGGAACGTGCGCCCACTCCTCCCCCGCAGTTTCTCGTCGCTCTCCCAGGCGGAGGAAGAGAACGGCCAGAGCCGCATCTACCTGGGGATTCACTGGGCG encodes the following:
- a CDS encoding phosphatase PAP2 family protein, whose translation is MTAKQNRKVLVPALVLLTLSLSLPAWADGARDRVRHWNEVAVNASGLDHTPVALGEHRVFGEQLGPGRASRAMAIVHIAIFEAVNAITGGYQSYTGLPPAPPNTSMEAAIAQAAHDTLVALFPSQRRSCDAQLTQDLTQIPGGRTKVRGMKLGRQAAAAILARRANDGAQHAEPLIGVDFFTGEEPGEWRQDPISQLPLALGAYWGEVTPFVLKSARQFRVSPPPALHSTKYTAAFDEVKRLGGDGTITPTERTAEQTEIGLYWAYDGTPSLCAPPRLYNQITMQIADQMGANVVELARLLALVNVAMADAGIVIWESKYYYEFWRPVSGIREADEGTSPTGNGDGNAKTVGDPTFSPLGAPASNLNGPNFTPPFPAYPSGHAGFGGTLFQILRRFYRTDKIAFTFVSDEFNGVTQANNGNVRPLLPRSFSSLSQAEEENGQSRIYLGIHWAFDKTAGIAQGRRVANYVFRHAFTPLR
- a CDS encoding cobalamin-independent methionine synthase II family protein; its protein translation is MQTSETRILTTHVGSLPRTPVLADLLIRQEQGEAIDSAELDRQAEAAVRRVVQKQLASGVDIGNDGEQPRIGFQTYVPQRMRGFGGESKRPTPQDMREFPDFVQLMQRRGLMRAKVFNAPQAVAEVHYESLSGVQSECALFSRCTDETPQKFTERFMTAASPGIVCTTMLNAYYDTYERYVFAVAAQMCQEYEYIVAQGFVLQLDAPDLAMERTFLFQDQSLGEFQKIIEMHIAALNMAIANIPPDRVRLHVCWGNYDGPHNHDVPLEDILPILYQAKVGALSLEMSNPRHQHEYKVFKRLKAPASLIVIPGVIDSTTNYVEPAEVVADRICQVVDAVGDRSRVIAGSDCGFGTFAGWDMVAESVVWAKLKACSDGAALATKRLWG
- a CDS encoding OmpA family protein, producing MTTDHTPRTPAEEREDDPLRDIWLFTLVALGLLSFFLLTAPRGCGEALRGQNSDMVIALLPGGETLSVPKDSSNHNLVRFLANTVDTTIPKTFVFDRLNFRPGSVQVRADSTATITQLAAILKAYPAAEVSIEGHTDNVGNSDANARLSLNRAEGVKAQLIKNGVAAKRVATVGYGSVKPIAPNNTEIGRAKNRRMELIVVKK